The Candidatus Bathyarchaeota archaeon genomic interval GAAATAGGCACATCATCCAACTCCAAAAATTAGTTTGGCGGTTCCATAAAGACATATAACGCATATAACGTCTCCAATCGTCGTCACAACGGGCCCCATGACACTATCAGGATCTATTCCCTTTTGGAAAACAACTATGGCCATGAAAACTGTTAGTGGTGTTTGCACAAGAGACGCTGTCCCTCCAGCAATTACTCCCAGTAATGCTAAAGAAAAAAGGTTGACTGGTCTAATATTCAAATACAAACATACATAGTACGCAATCACACCTACAAGTAAGGACTCAAAAACACTCAAAGAAAGGGATACAAAGATATTTTTAGCCAAGATTTTATCTAATTTAATGGTAGGCGTTATAAGCCCGGCATGTAGTCCTGTCCCAAGACGGGAACTAAGCGCTCCAGCAATATCTCCCCTTAAAGCCAACATACCTGGAACCATAACTAGGATGCTGGGAACAGTTTCAAGTATACCAATCATTTTTGCTAATCCAAGCCCAGCAAAAGCCCCTCCAGTTACTGACATGATCTCAGCCGCCATGCTTTCTTTAATTATCTTTCTCAGCATAATCTTCACCACGTATTATGCGCAACATTACATGTAATAATGAAATTGAAGATTGGAAGCCAACGTTTTATAAAAAGTCTTTCCTGTCGACTAGAAAATAAAAATCAACGTTAAGCTGGGTAAACCCTTCTAATTAACTAAGTAGTGATAATTTCGCGTACAAAGCATAATGTTACTTGCGCTTCCTTAGAAGCAATAAGCCCACCAAAAACGTTGAGATTACTCAAAGGCAATGTTATAGTCGTGTATAGTTTAGGCAAAGCCCTCTTTTAGTCTTTTTGCGGCTTCCTCCTGTACTCTAGCTGAGACGGCTTTCGCGTGCGCTATGACTGAGTGAGTATGCGCAGGCATTTTAGCATATATCTCCTCCAATACATCTTGATGTTTTGATGTTGCCACTAGAACAAGCTCACAGATTCTAGTAATGTCCTCTCCAACCTCGTGAGCTTGGGCTATATATTTCAGCACTCCGATCATGTTCCTTTCGTATTCTTGGATTGGGTCTAAGACAAGTCCGAGCTTTCCTTGATCTGCCATAACCATAGCCTCCGCAAGCCTTTCACCTGCAAATTGAAGGTGGAGCTCCGCTTTATTTAATGGATCAAGCACCAAGGTAAGCTGCAAAGCTTCGGCCGCTTTGTCCGACCCGTAAAGCGGGCTATCCGGTGTTACACCAGCTTCAGGCAGATTGTATTCCGCCTCGATGGTCGGAAACATTATTAGGATGACACAAAGGGCTGTTATCAAGGCAACTAAGGGTTTTCTACCTATCATCAATATCCACCTTATTCAGGTTAATAAGAACACCTGTAGGATTATAGCGATTGATTTAAGGACTGCGATCATAGTTGAGAGGACTGCATATTTGATATACTATGAATGCCAATATAATTATTTATAACACTTATAATTGACAACAATAATACGCAAATGCGTAAACGATTTTATCATTCCCCCATCCATTAGGAAATATCTTCCGCGGCTTCCATCGAAATGCTTCCATAGTTACATTAGAAAAATAGCCAGAAGTTGTTTATAAAACTCAGAAGTGGAAGAAAGTTAAATTACTCAAGCGATTAGGTAGAACTTAGTGAGGAATTGAATTGACGGAGAAAGAGGAGACTGTAGTGAAAAAGAAATTGACTGTGAAAGATTTAGAGGCGAGGGTAGCAGAGCTTAGGGCGAAACTTACTAAATCGATTCCCGAAAGTGAAGCTGAAGCCTTAAAACAAAGGATTAGGGAACTCGAAGCCAACATGACTAAATATAAGGAGAAAATGGAAGTTACAAAAACTAGAAATAGAGAATTAGAGGGGGCTTTGCTTGATCTTGAGTCGAAACTTAAGGATATCATCGGTGAAGCTGGTAAGGTATCCCCAGAATATGGAGGATATGAAATAATAGTTTTAAATCCTTCAAATTTCCCGTGGTGCAACGTTTTAACCTTACTACTCGACAATTCACTTGAAGTCTGGGTTACCAAGAAGGGAGAGCATACCGTAATCTTATGTAAGCCTTCGTCCGTATAGGCTTAATCAAAGAGTTTCAGCCATTCTGGAATTCTTCTATCTTGGCATAATTGGTAGTTGTACGTATAAAAGTAGAATTGCCAAGATCAAAGTTGGTATAGATACCAAAGCTCCTGGCTTGATCCACTCAAATAGAGTTACATGCCCCAGTTTTCTACGCTCAAGCATGCCTATTGCCACAATATTCGCGGTACTTCCAATCATTGTGAGGTTACCGAAGAATGTACCTCCGAAAAGCATCCCCCACCACAACGGAAAAATATAGGAGCCCAACATACCAAGGTCCTGAACTATTGGAATAAACGTTGCAACGGCTAATACATTATCCATGAAAGCGCTTAGTATAGCCGCAACCCACGTGAAAATTACTAGAAGACCAATATCGCTACCACCAGAAACCGATAAAAGAGTGCTCGCCAGAACCTGCGTGATCCCGACATACTTTAACGTTCCAACTGAGGCGAAAAGAAACAGGAAGAAGGCTAATGTCCACCAATCTACTCGCCTTTCAACCAGTTCTCTTGCTCTCTCTCTTTCGAGGAAAAGTGATATACTAGCGGCGGCTAACGCTGTTCCCAGTAACATCGAATTCTTTTCAAGATGAAGTAACTCTTCTAGTTGATGATGAAGTACCAAAAAAAGTATTGTTCCAAGAAAAAGCGCCCATGAAACCTTCAAATCATTACTTGATATTAGGCGTTTATCATTTGCATCCTTCACGTTCTCTTTAGCGGTTAGCTTAGTACATTCATCCAATTTCCTTATATCGCCAGAAAAGAAGCGCGTAGACAGTATTATCGTAAGAAAAAGTGATAGCATAGATATCGGGGCAGCCCATCTTAAAAAGTCAGTGAAAGTCAATCCAGCGTTCATCGCTATCATGACTCCTATTGGGTTACCAACAACTGTAGCGCTACTGCCGATATTTGTAGCAAAAACAAGCATAATTATGAAGGGTGTAGGGCTTACCTTATATTTACCCGTAAGATGCAACATTGTCGCTGTCATGAATAAAATTGATGTTACTTCATCGACCAACGCTGCGAACAGCGCAGCCATAAGCATCATAACGGGAATAAGCCGGTTGGCATCCGACCCAACCACGCTTGTAATCCTTTCTAAAATATATTCAAAGAAATGCCTCTCCTCTAGGAACCCTATGACTATCATCATTCCTACAAGGAATAGGATAATATCGATTCCTGCAAATTTAATGAGGTGAGGTATATCCAACACGCCTAAAGCGAGAAGAGCGGTAACGCCGATAAAAGCGAAAGCTAGTCTAAACCTCCAAAATAGTAGAGATCCATAAATAAGGGCGGAAAAGACCGTAATCGAAATAATCTGGCTATTATTAAGACCTACAAGGAAAGCTAGTAAGCTTGTGACAAATACCAAAGTTGCATACGCTAATACTCGTGCTTTCATTTTACATCGCTTCTTCCGTTTCTTTAAGAGCATTCCAATTAAATCTATCGTTGTTTATTAAATCTCTGGACAATTTACCCTATGATTAAGACGAGAAATATTCGCAAATTTGAAAGGCGTCAGCATCTTATTCGCAACCAAATGATTTTTAATGTCACAATCTTCATCAGATTTTACGGGTCCATTACTTTTTCAGCCACATACTTCATGAAAATCTTCTCCCAGTCAATTTTCATCGTAGCGTACACACTTAGGATAACGAAACCTAAAGTGATAACCATTCCAGCTATTGCACCCACAGTGGAAAAAACCATAGGGATGTAGGATAAGAAATAGCGACCACCCCAGGTAATGGTAAGCGTTAACAAAAATTTTCCAATGAAGCATAGAATAAGAAAATTGAGTGGGTTATACTTCATCATTCCTAATGGAATATAAAGGGCATCATCTGGACTCGGTGTAACAGCCATAATAAATATGGCAATCGCCCCATACTTGTTCATAACTTTCCTCGCAAAGTCAAGTTGATTTTGTCTTTTCTCGCTAACAACTCGTCTACTAAAAAATCCGATATAGTAACTTACAAGTTTTCCACATGTAGCACCTAACGCACTCGTTAAAGCCAAAATTGTTGGATTCAAACCAAAAACAGGGGCGGTTAGCCATATAACAATCAACCAGTAGGGAATTGGAATGAAAAATACTAAGCTACCTAGGAAACTCATTAAAAAGGCGCCGAAATATCCGTATGAAACGGCGATTGCGAAAAGCCAATTAACAATATCCTCGAAAGACACAGCCAATTTTATTAACCTTCACAAAGAGAGAAATATTTTCAACATTAAAACATTAACATAATTGCTGAACAACTAAAGATGAGGATATTCAGAAATCATGTCTGTAGTCCGGACGAGACCTTTTTCATTACATAGGTAACCAAGCCTAAAATAATCAGAAGAATAATTGTCCGAGCCCAGATAACTAACTGAAGTAGTAACCACGCAGTATCGTAACCCAATACTTCAAACTCAGATCGACACCAGTCTTTTAGGATCTTAAGTTGTTTAAGTGAGACGAGTAAAACAAAAATTGCTGGGTTTGGTATGCTTAAAAGAACCATCGGCTCGAATCCGAAACCAGTCCAACCTTTATACCAGAACTCAGTGATCCCGAGGGCTAGGGTTGTAAAGCAAACAATACCTCGCTTATTTTGAGGACAGGGTACTAGGAATAGTAAAACTGCAAGAGATGCGATCAGCCCAACTAAACATACAGTACTTAAGAAGTTGAAATTCACTTGTGATAGGGAAAGCGGTGTAATCATCTCAGCTGCTCTTGTCTCCACCCCGCGGGTAGTGAACAGCCCAGCGTCAGGTTGTAGAATAGCCCAAACCGTTGAATAGGGTGGACGAGCAGCCTGCCAAATCCATGATGAGAAGAAAATGGCGGGGTTAGCCCATAGAAACGGGAAACACACCAATCCAACGACAAAGGCAAATGACACCACAAATCGCAACTTCTCCCTAAGGGGAAGAATTTTCAAAGCTACGATTATCACACAAATGGAAGGGAACACTCTCAACATTGCACTTATCCCAGCTGCTAACCCAGACAACAAGGTCTTGTGAGACTTATTATGCTCGGTAAGCAGTAGGCGGAGGCTAACAAGATTCATCAAAATGAATGTGTTGTCAACCCATCTCCATTTTTCTCCGAAGAAACACGTGACCAGAACGAAAAACATGCAACCAATGAATGCAGGCTTTTTACCGTATAGTTCCAATGCAAACTGGTAAAACACAAAAATACAGATAACGAAGGTGGTTAGTGAAGGGATTATCTCAACTAAATTAATGTAAACTGTTTGCGTTAATACCCATAAAATAAACGAGACTAATGGTGGATAGCTTGTCCAAGTATTGAATAAACCGCCCTTACTGAAGGCAAGCGAAAGCTGGTTATAACGCCAATCTCCACTTTCTTTAGGCCAAAATCGATCGTCTACAGGAAGTTCCTGCACGTGTTCAAGAAAGCGGATGAAAAGATAAAAAAGGGAAATTAATAACGGAGCACCCATATGGGTAAGACGCTTGCGGTGCGAGATGTGGACTGTACCACGAACTGCAAGTTGTTTTATATTGGGCTTTCGGAAGTATATTACCTGAGGCTTCGGTATTGTTTTGTCGTTTACTTCTGCACCTACGCAACTGGATTCACTTGACATGGCGATGATCCCAATCATTCCAAGTCTGCTAAATCGCTTGTAGCATGAGTTATATTTCCTAAAATAAATTTGAATTTTATTTGGTAAACTGTTAACTAAACAACTAAAATGAGGTCAAATGCCTAAATTGGGATGGTTGGATGGTGGCCTTGTTGTTTCAGAGGGTTTCTAAAATAATCAGAAGAAATCTTGAAAACTTAAGAAAATATGCTAGGATTGCCAGCATTGGGGGAATCTCGCGAAGATATTTTATTATGAACGCATTTGACGGTGCCATGACAATGCTAGGAGTGATTTGTGGAGCTTACATATCTGGGGTTGAAAGCCCAAAAATTATAATAGGCACTGGCCTCGGCGCAAGTCTTGCTATGGGAATATCTGGCTTTTCAGGTGCCTATTTAACTGAAAGGGCTGAAAGAATTCGAACTTTGAAGAAGTTAGAAGAAGCAATGCTTACCGATCTAGATGGATCAATTGTCGGGAGGGCCTCACGGTTTGCCATGCTCTGGACCGCGTCTATTGATGCGGTATCACCAGTATTAGCGGCGATGATCTCGATCACTCCCTTCTTTCTAACGTTGCTGGGCGTATTCTCGGTCCTACATGCCATTGTTATTTCTATTGCATTAACAATGGCTACGCTCTTTTCTTTAGGTGCTTACCTAGGAAGGATTTCTAGAGAAAACATGGTGGTGTACGGTCTTCACATGACCATAGCTGGGGTAATAACTGCTTTAATATGCATTATAGTGGGAAGTTTTTGAGGGGGGAAGTTGAAGTTTGAGTGTAAATATCAAAAGGCTTGTGGTAGATGCACTTATCCCCCGTGAAGTTTCTCTCGTAGACTTAGTAAAGGTTCTCTGCGAGGTTAATGGGGTAGAAGAAGTTGACGTAATTGTAGCTGAAGTTGATGCAAGAACAGAGACGATCAAAATAACAATTAGAGGAAGCAACATAGACTATGATGCAGTTACAAAGACTATGACTGGTCATGGCTGCGCAATTCGAAGTATCGATGAGGTAAGCGTAAGTAAGAAAGCCATTAAAGCCTAGGTACTACTTGGTAAAAAATCGTTAGCCAAAAGGCGTCATCCACCTCTAATAGAAGTCTCAGGAGATCTATGAACTACTTGGTGAGACCAACACTATATGAAATCGACCTGATGAAACATGGAAGATAAAAATTTTAAGCGTGAGTCCGGGTAAGTCTTCGGGAGACATGTTTATTGCACTCTCTTAACTTTGAACTTTTCATAGCGTCAATTTAGTTGCATTCACCGGGAATACTCGGTAGCATAAAATGGGTTGATGCCCAGTGAAGGGAATTCAATGTGGACGAAAATGGCATGCCATGAAAGTAGAAGACCTCATGCAGGCTTTAGATACTAGTTATCAAGGCTTAAGCGAGGAAGAGGCTAAACATCGACTGGAAGAATTCGGTCCAAACGAGTTACGGCAAGAAAAGAAGTTATCACCTCTAAGAATTTTTCTCGAGCAATTTAGAAAAATTTTAATAATTATACTTGTAGTTGCTGTTTTTCTATCCTTTTTGGTCGGAGAAGTCATCGATGCTCTAGTTATCCTAGCAATCATCATCGCGATCGCTATTCTAGGTTTTGTTCAGGAATATCGTGCTGAAAGGGCGCTGGAAGCTTTGAAAAAAATGGCGGCTCCAACGGCAACTGTGATACGGAATGGCAGGGGAAGAGAAATTCCAGCGAGAGAACTGGTGCCTGGAGATGTTATCCTACTAACTGTCGGAGATAAGGTACCTGCTGACTCACGACTAATCGAATCAATGAATCTAAGGATAGATGAAGCCCATTTAACCGGAGAGTCAGTTCCAGTTGAGAAGATAATCATGGTGATGCCAGAGGATGTTCCTGTTGCTGATAGAAAAAACATGGTTTTCGCGGGAACGGTTGTTACTTACGGTCATGGCAAAGCTGTTGTCGTTTCTACTGGTATGAATACGGAATTCGGAGCGATTGCACGGACAATCCAAATCACGGAAAAGCCTCGTACCCCCCTTGAAATCAAAGTAGAGCGCATAGGTAAGTGGTTGGGATTCATTTTCACAATTGTTTGTATGTTTGTAGCTTTGATTGGGATTTTTAGAGGTGAACCGTTTCTCAAAATGTTCATGTTGGGCGTAGCTTTGGCGGTGGCAGCCGTTCCAGAAGCCTTACCAGCTGTGATAACCGTGAGTCTTGCTATCGGTGTAAAGCGGATGGCGAAACGTAACGCAATAGTTAGGAAACTTTCAGCAGTAGAAACCCTAGGATGCACCACCGTTATCTGCTCAGATAAGACTGGCACCATGACAAAAAACGAGATGACTGTACGCAAAATCTATCTTAATGGTCAAATTATCGAGGTTTCCGGGGTCGGCTATGAACCAAAGGGCGAATTTCGCCTAGGAAATACTATTCTAAAGAAGAACGATCATCTCGCTTTACTGTTAAAAATAGCAGTTTTGTGTAATGATGCTCGCTTGGAAAGTGAAGATGGACGTTGGTACATCGTAGGCGATCCGACAGAGGGAGCGCTAGTTGTCGCCGCAGCAAAAGCCGAAATATCGAGGGATGAATTGAAAAGGCGGTACCCACGTATAGGGGAAATCCCCTTTAGTTCTGAAAGAAAACGCATGACAACAATTCATCTCACACCAGAGGGGAAACGAGTTGCCTATGTTAAGGGTGCACCTGAAGTCGTTTTAGAACGTAGCACCTACGTTTACAAGAATGGCGAGGAGGTAGAACTAAGCAAAGATGAGAAGTCAAGGATTCTGGTAATAAATGAGGAAATGGCCAGTAATGGCTTACGTGTACTGGGAATAGCGTATAGAGAACTATCTAATCTTCAGGATGACTTTGCGGAAGAAGAGGTAGAGAAAAACTTTGTCTTTGTTGGCCTGCTGGCGATGATCGACCCAGCAAGGGAGGAGGCTAAACATGCTATCC includes:
- a CDS encoding magnesium transporter, whose amino-acid sequence is MLRKIIKESMAAEIMSVTGGAFAGLGLAKMIGILETVPSILVMVPGMLALRGDIAGALSSRLGTGLHAGLITPTIKLDKILAKNIFVSLSLSVFESLLVGVIAYYVCLYLNIRPVNLFSLALLGVIAGGTASLVQTPLTVFMAIVVFQKGIDPDSVMGPVVTTIGDVICVICLYGTAKLIFGVG
- a CDS encoding VTT domain-containing protein; translation: MAVSFEDIVNWLFAIAVSYGYFGAFLMSFLGSLVFFIPIPYWLIVIWLTAPVFGLNPTILALTSALGATCGKLVSYYIGFFSRRVVSEKRQNQLDFARKVMNKYGAIAIFIMAVTPSPDDALYIPLGMMKYNPLNFLILCFIGKFLLTLTITWGGRYFLSYIPMVFSTVGAIAGMVITLGFVILSVYATMKIDWEKIFMKYVAEKVMDP
- a CDS encoding DUF211 domain-containing protein — translated: MSVNIKRLVVDALIPREVSLVDLVKVLCEVNGVEEVDVIVAEVDARTETIKITIRGSNIDYDAVTKTMTGHGCAIRSIDEVSVSKKAIKA
- a CDS encoding calcium-transporting P-type ATPase, PMR1-type, which produces MKVEDLMQALDTSYQGLSEEEAKHRLEEFGPNELRQEKKLSPLRIFLEQFRKILIIILVVAVFLSFLVGEVIDALVILAIIIAIAILGFVQEYRAERALEALKKMAAPTATVIRNGRGREIPARELVPGDVILLTVGDKVPADSRLIESMNLRIDEAHLTGESVPVEKIIMVMPEDVPVADRKNMVFAGTVVTYGHGKAVVVSTGMNTEFGAIARTIQITEKPRTPLEIKVERIGKWLGFIFTIVCMFVALIGIFRGEPFLKMFMLGVALAVAAVPEALPAVITVSLAIGVKRMAKRNAIVRKLSAVETLGCTTVICSDKTGTMTKNEMTVRKIYLNGQIIEVSGVGYEPKGEFRLGNTILKKNDHLALLLKIAVLCNDARLESEDGRWYIVGDPTEGALVVAAAKAEISRDELKRRYPRIGEIPFSSERKRMTTIHLTPEGKRVAYVKGAPEVVLERSTYVYKNGEEVELSKDEKSRILVINEEMASNGLRVLGIAYRELSNLQDDFAEEEVEKNFVFVGLLAMIDPAREEAKHAIQLCNQAGVKTVMITGDHKLTAIAVAKELGMLKSNTGLVLTGAELDKMKEEEFEKIVENVKVYARVSPEHKLRIIRALKKKGHIVAMTGDGVNDAPALKNSDIGVAMGITGTDVTKEASDIILADDNFATIVTAVKEGRGIYDNIKKFLAYLLSANVGEVIIFLLASLFGLPFPLIAAQILWVNLATDGLPALALGVDPAEPDIMLRPPRDPKESPFQGLRTFLIGYPILMVAWVISVFNWVLQSGQGLVKAQTMAFTIIIMLELFQSFSCRSVRYPIIKINPFSNRYLILAVCWEIIMLNALLYVPFFNPLFNTTPLSPFDWIIILLAASTGFTYLEVSKWFQSRRGEKYRRI